The genomic stretch cacataaacagaaatttgtgatacgatcatgaaaaaacattgaaatttgtgacatcatcacaaaaaagaataaaaaacatattagGAAGGCCTATGTAATTTTGTGATATGTAGACATCATCTGGTCAATCATATCACTTTGTTCTCAATTGTGACTACAGAACTGTTTAGAAATATATCAAACATAGAAATAGTTTGGAAAGATGCAGTTTGATTAAACGATTACGAAATGGACTGACGTaagatttaatacatttatataaaaactACAATGACCAATCAGTGTcacattttaaatacaaacagtAATTAATTCATATAGTCATTTAAATCTTTTAAGAGAGGTATAAATCTCTCTGCAGTTCTTCTGGAGTTCAACTTTTCCCCCTCTGATGGCAAACTACAGTATCAGCAGAAAGAACCTAAATGATCATTGGAGAAATTGCCAAACAAGTTTTAATTCACAGATTATAGCTTGTTGTTAGCACAGAAttgttttaagataaaaatataAGAGATTGCACATCATAAAATATTAAGGTGTATGTTTATGTACTATGACGTTTTTTAGTTCAAGGTATTTTGTCATCAGCTATTCTGAACTACTTTGATGTAGTTTGTTTTACAGTTGTTTGATGATAAAACCTAAGCTGGTGTGCTAATCTGTAAGTGGTGGGATGTGTAAACTCACCTGATCTTTTTTTTATACAAATCACCCCAAGAAGGACAACAACAAAGAGAAAAACTGCAGCAAGCACAATAACAATCACAGGCACTGAAAAACACAACATGAGACTCAGACACAAAAAGAGATTCAGGGATTCAGACACAAGACAACATAGaaatattttttcctttaaCCGAAGATATAAAATACAGTATCTGATagacaaattaaattaatttaaatgcatattCAATACTAATCATGTCATCAAGTCTTTTTATACTTTTAAATGATGATGAGTTTTTCGGAATATTCTTAAAGCCTTTgcacaattatatttttatacagattACAATCTTAGACATTAAAGCATATGCTTTAAATCAAAAAGTTGTTAAGGTCCAGAGAAACATTTCACTCAATTGACCCTAAACATCTGGGCAGTAGTGTATTAAATGGTCGCATGATCTTAAGAAAAGAAACtgaaattaaaacaaaccacaAACATAAAGTGTATATCAGAGTCAGACTGAGTCACTCACTacgaaaaaaaagaaaagaattaAAGTTTCAGTTAAGTGATTAAAGATTTCACAATAAAGTATCAGCTTTCATGTTAATAGATTATTGGTGATCAATCAATACAATTATCTAAAGTCATTTAGAGGgattgaaaataaaacaaagtcAGAGTTTGAAATCAGCTTTgtctacactcttagaaagatgtgttaattttgtgttaagattttaacacattatatgtcattttaacaaattttatctgttgattttgtgttaaattaaaacacaagttgggttaaaagcttaacacaaaatgtgtgtttcaataataacagagagctgggtggattctgggacaacctATTTATTGTGTTGTCCCgaaatcaacactaatgtgttgtttttaacacatccgttctaCGTATGAAAATCTACAGAAATGAATTGATTATATTTAAGTGATTCTAATATGTGACAACCATTTTAAAATCACTGAAGAGagacatatacatacatacagtacattcatACCTTGTTGTTTAGGAGCTGATGGTGCTGTAGGACttgatgttttctgacaaaCTGATATCAGTGTTGTTGTAGTTGATGCTATGCAAAGTAGATGTTAGTTTAGCTAAACCATAatgtgaaaacacaaaaaatacaaccacacacaaatatactgtatataaacacTGCTATTAGACCGACAGTGATTGTGTACCTTGACTGTGTTGTATAGGAGTTACTGGTGAGTTAAGAGTTGAGCATCTCTCATTGTTTATGGTGTTGACTGCTGGCACTGCATCTGTCTTGGTTGGTCCTGTAGAAGATGAATGATTAGATACACCAGGAGTACCACTTGacgcttctatactctttgcttggggtgcgttccactccagttttagacacgcaCTCGCAAACTTCCCTAAACACTTCCCCTCGGGGGAATCCCTGTCTCCATTTTGAAGCGCGTTACACTTTgtcaagtggacgagggaagtttgtatggacagaccctcgctTCCTCGATTTTGACAGAGGGAGCGAGTCTACTTCATATGTACACTCCAGGCAGCtccatatcccacaatgcatcacaattgtgacgtcacttcagcaactcgcgctttgcacatggagggggcggcctccactttccatgtgatcaagggcttagggcgatccatttgaacctACTTCAAGTGTTTCAGCAGTAGTGCACtcgtacaacgtaagcaatgacgtacatccgagtgaacgagactgagggaagttagcaagggaaggtcataaaaaaacgaactggaacggagggtagtactgcacattttgcatgtttcccttttgtgacacaccccattcagttaccttaagcccggaatacactgcaggatttttgccctcttataagatcattaccttatcacactgtgcgacatgtatcgtttaaactcgggtacgacaggcatgtagactgtacgatgatgacacggaagcctCGGCGGCTGtgtcacacgttgcgcaacgtcaccagcatgcgctcgtggtaaacaaataccggcgcgcaggtcgtagcagcaaacacactggctgaatcccaaaccgcctacttccatactatatagtatgtaaaaagcgctactttgcgtactatatagtatggaagtaggcggtttgggattcagccactgtgcggtgatcataccgaatttctgacactgccagaaaactatcgtaggctatctttggacgcaagaccgggaaaacggccgtctttgaacctctctcactgtacgacataggaccactgatggagagccacgatcacagaaatcgcgacgatagtttcacgatggcaatctttcgtctgggacagccaattatcgtgcagtgtatcccgggctttacacacccagttcaggtcttgcagtctctaccaatgagctgaagatttaaatcaggtgtgtctaatgagggagacatgcaaattgtgcagtactagtggtcctccaggacaggtttgaaaacccctgataCACCATACTATAGAATATAACTATcatatttcatatattttatttcatgATCATCAGTAAAAATACTGCAGGCAGTATAtcttcaatttttttctgatagaTACAAAATATTGGGgcagttttccggacagggattagcttaaaccaggactaggcaaacatgccttaataaatacattacttgtgtgcctttttaggcaaaacaaagggcacggatgtattttaagatatgtcagtgcaagctgtttttaatttggacagttcttacatttattcTAGTCTAGGActtgtctaatccctgtccgggaaaaccACACCATTATGACTTATGTTATGATTTATCCTGACAGTCttctaaaattattttagtaaaatgttgatTTCGTACCCGTGAACTTGACAGTATAGCTGACAGAGGTCTTAGTCTCATTCTTCATTTTAACCAAACATCTCCACTCTATGTTGTTGTCTTCATTCTGGAGTGTTGTAGTCAGAGTGATGTTACATTGTCCTGATGATAATATCTGATATCTGGAGTCTGTCGGTAGATTAACATCAGCCTGATTCACCCAGAACAGCTGAAGATCCTCATAACGGATCAAACTATCACAATTGTTATAATATGTAAACAACTGACAGGTGAGAGTCACAGAGCTGCCTGATCTCATCTCAGTCTGTGTGGATGATGGAGAGactgaaat from Misgurnus anguillicaudatus chromosome 10, ASM2758022v2, whole genome shotgun sequence encodes the following:
- the LOC129449186 gene encoding uncharacterized protein translates to MNTYSNLSKLIYCVSGTAGETHEISSSGKNVTLSCINDLSDCISTTWIYSKHRSSAAVELFAGGIKNKNIERAERLSLGSDCSLNIYKTTKDDHGQYTCQQYVNEQKLGTDAQVFLHVLHVSPSSTQTEMRSGSSVTLTCQLFTYYNNCDSLIRYEDLQLFWVNQADVNLPTDSRYQILSSGQCNITLTTTLQNEDNNIEWRCLVKMKNETKTSVSYTVKFTGPTKTDAVPAVNTINNERCSTLNSPVTPIQHSQASTTTTLISVCQKTSSPTAPSAPKQQVPVIVIVLAAVFLFVVVLLGVICIKKRSGEFTHPTTYRLAHQLRFYHQTTVKQTTSK